The Acropora muricata isolate sample 2 chromosome 5, ASM3666990v1, whole genome shotgun sequence genome includes a window with the following:
- the LOC136916487 gene encoding uncharacterized protein: MYFFHVGCDLKQELLLVKSKVYHEFIAKKECHLYDPENFREFCISAGATKLFDCILNSVTTSRHSSDRIDLNRKRVVSLIYNMCYCLSQVCNPLQTDYALYLRSCQMNQEGLETEHIMGHSCARRTVNSVECSLSETHYHSFKDFIKDAMKNKWLLVLIIDDYTSIHTKRRPQREKASEAKSMCTIVVKAFKDIPAITMDHANFLHDPNGIDLESCQAIITSASCMHDVSFSYASIMPDWLTQAFFNAELQRQRLNVHQYREHDNVITMRKMDDLHLADFVELQLKSKQDFDAAYDVALSTGLGDYMAEFVVIQPGDWPCQFYCRQIIYRCLKKFTRHNPDRGDFPTDSNMVLSHNHSSYSFPSTTASTVNCFTHNMTSQPSLLSIVPTIGPLHISLNSREHVVSSFHPFFKYLYQSIFPRSKFADKPKPWRISLILELAYGGWTLIRKTVIAKFFKFKDIEYGTLFNLLDNYIPLVLSIYSITFKLNNFAEYFRAMIRIWIMFTCLKRRHYNKAPLVWINMCSHWGKHSPQLYDLIRNYVTVFDEYPVENTHSILRAQTKPSDNADQLRQKAKIIFQSKEKQSNFRSYFTAPKHFSFSQNQLQFLKVKCAKFFSQY; encoded by the coding sequence atgtatttttttcatgtagGATGTGACCTCAAGCAGGAACTCCTCTTGGTGAAATCTAAAGTGTACCATGAATTTATAGCAAAAAAGGAATGCCATTTGTATGATCCTGAAAATTTCCGGGAGTTCTGCATTTCTGCTGGAGCAACAAAGTTATTTGATTGCATTCTCAATTCAGTGACAACATCAAGGCATTCTTCAGACCGTATAGATTTAAACAGAAAAAGAGTTGTTTCCCTCATATATAACATGTGCTATTGTCTGAGTCAGGTGTGCAATCCCCTTCAAACTGACTATGCCCTTTACCTAAGAAGCTGTCAAATGAATCAAGAAGGGTTGGAAACTGAGCACATCATGGGACACTCCTGTGCCAGGAGAACAGTCAACAGTGTAGAGTGTTCGCTGTCAGAAACCCACTATCACTCATTCAAAGATTTCATTAAGGATGCTATGAAAAACAAGTGGCTTTTAGTTCTCATAATTGATGATTATACCTCAATTCATACCAAACGAAGGCCACAGAGAGAAAAAGCATCAGAGGCAAAATCAATGTGTACCATCGTTGTTAAGGCATTCAAAGATATTCCAGCAATAACTATGGACCATGCAAATTTTTTGCATGATCCCAATGGAATTGACCTGGAATCTTGCCAGGCAATCATAACATCAGCATCATGCATGCATGATGTAAGTTTTTCTTACGCTTCCATCATGCCTGACTGGCTCACACAGGCTTTTTTTAACGCTGAGTTGCAACGACAGCGCTTGAATGTACACCAGTACAGGGAACACGACAACGTTATAACTATGAGGAAAATGGATGACCTACATCTAGCTGATTTTGTAGAGTTGCAACTAAAATCAAAGCAAGACTTTGATGCTGCATACGATGTTGCACTTAGTACAGGCTTGGGAGATTACATGGCAGAGTTCGTTGTGATTCAGCCTGGAGATTGGCCCTGTCAGTTTTATTGTAGGCAAATCATCTACAGGTGTCTTAAGAAATTTACAAGGCACAATCCAGACCGTGGCGATTTCCCTACAGATTCAAATATGGTCCTTTCTCATAACCACTCTTCTTATTCCTTTCCATCCACTACAGCTTCCACAGTCAACTGTTTCACTCATAACATGACATCCCAACCATCACTTCTGTCTATTGTTCCAACTATTGGGCCACTGCACATCTCCCTAAACAGTAGAGAGCATGTTGTCAGTTCTTTTCATCCTTTCTTTAAATACTTATATCAATCAATTTTCCCAAGAAGCAAGTTTGCTGATAAACCCAAACCATGGAGAATAAGTCTTATATTAGAACTCGCATATGGAGGCTGGACACTTATCCGGAAAACTGTGATTGCAAAGTTCTTCAAATTTAAAGATATAGAATATGGAACTCTGTTTAATCTTCTAGACAACTACATTCCTCTAGTCCTTTCAATTTACAGCATAACCTTCAAACTAAATAATTTTGCAGAGTACTTTCGAGCCATGATCAGAATATGGATAATGTTTACATGCCTGAAACGCCGCCACTACAACAAAGCACCACTGGTGTGGATTAACATGTGTTCTCACTGGGGAAAACACTCACCACAACTTTATGATCTCATTCGAAATTATGTCACTGTATTTGATGAATATCCAGTGGAAAACACTCACAGTATTTTACGTGCACAGACAAAGCCTTCTGACAATGCTGACCAACTAAGACAAAAAGCAAAGATCATTTTCCAGTCTAAGGAGAAACAGAGCAACTTCAGATCTTACTTCACAGCACCTAAACATTTCTCATTTTCACAAAACCAACTTCAGTTCCTTAAGGTGAAATGTGCCAAGTTCTTTTCTCAAtattaa